A window of Drosophila sulfurigaster albostrigata strain 15112-1811.04 chromosome X, ASM2355843v2, whole genome shotgun sequence genomic DNA:
CGCAGCCAACTCAACAAGGCAGATGGTAAACAAAAGCAGCCAACTTAATGTTGTTCATAGTTTTTAGGCGCAGCCAACTTAATGAGGTGCTTAGTAGTCAGGCGCAGCCAACTTAATGTGGTTCATAGTTTTTAGGCGCAGCCAACTTAATGCATTCTAAATCAAAACTTAAGTTGGCGTTGCCAGCTGACTTTACAAAATGTTGTTCTACACATTGAAAGTAGAGaaataaaagctaaaataaTCAGACAATTTGAAGAGAAGGCACACAAACAAATCTGCAACAAGTTTcagcaaccacaaaaaaagatTGACGAAGAGCTGGCAATTGGAAATTGGCAATTTCATGTGGCCGCAGGCGTGCTTTATTAATTGAGCGGAAGTCGAGGTATTTAGCAAACACTAATTTGACGGGGGCGAAATTCGCTAATCATGgcagaagagcagcagcaacaacaagttgaaGACGTGCTTCAGACAGCGAGAAGCAAGTTTAGTATTCAAATCACATCGGCGACAACAATGCACATTGAGATTGCACGCGAGCAATGCAAATCGAGAAGCTGCAACATTTCCACATTGCTGCTGCACAACGGGCGACAATATGCCAGCAATTTTGTGGTGAAACGTAAATGGATTGCAgccatgcaacaacaactgctgaagtggtcgttgtcgttgccgcaGCAACTGCCGAGGGAACCATCAGCCAACGAAACACGGCAATTGTTTCGCCACAACTGCAATCAATCATTCAATAAAGCTTTGCAGCTTTGCTTCAACATTGAGTTCAGTTGCCAATCGCTGATCACGATCATCGAGTGCTTCAATCACATGCCAAATGGTCGCTCACGGCTACTGACTAACGGCAGCAATCACAACAATAGCAATGGTAGCAACATTGGAGACAGCAGTAATaagagcaacatcaacagtaatgacaacagcaacagaaatgagatcagcaacagcatcagcgaTGGAAAGAGCAATGAGAgtaacaacaacggcaacaacaacattggaGACTGCAGTGATAACAGCAACGTAGATAGCAACATCCATGAGAAGAGCAACATCAATGAAAAGAGCAACTGGAataagaacagcaacagcgtcaGCAATGGAAGCAGCAACCAGATCAATAACAACAGAAGCATCTACATTGGATACAGCAGTGataacagcaacatcaatgaCAAAAGCATCATCAATGttaatagcaacagcaacagcatcagcaataacaacaccaaCTTCAATAAGAGCAgtaacaacatcaacaatggAAATATCAaccacatcaacaacatcagcaacaacaacattggcgACTGCAGtgataacagcaacagcaacatgattgacaaaagcaacatcaatgttaacagcaacatcaatgagaaaagcaacaacatcagcataAGCAatgaaaacagcaacagcatcagcaatgAAAATAGCAACATCAATAGGAACAGTAACAACATCAGGTATGGAAAGAGCAACCACATCAACAACATTGGAGACTGCAGtgataacagcaacagtaatgacaacagcaacatcaatgaGAAAAGCAACATTTATGttaacagcaacatcaatggGAGCAGCCACAGCATCAACATGAACAATGCAAATAGCAATGGGAGCAACTCAAACAACAATgtgaatttcaaatgcaacagcaacatcgatGAAGGCAGCGACAGTATCAGCAATGGAAACAGAAACAACGGcagtgacaacagcaacatcaatgcTAACCGCAACAGTAATGataacagcaacatcaatgttaacagcaacatcatcagcaatgacaacagcaatgACAGCAATCCGAACAACAATGTCAACTTCAAAtggcacagcaacagcaatgtcAGCAGCAATATCGATGACAACAAAGACACCGACAGCAACACCGAGAGCGACAGCAACTCCGACATTTACAGCAACAGAGAATGCGTGATCAACAGCAGCGATAAGGATCTTAATTTGAGTGCACACTTTGTGCATTTGGTGGATTACGTGCAACTTGCGGAgagcgaagcagcagcaacagttgcagcaacagcagcagcatcgttgTACGTTGACATTCAATATGCGCGACAAATGTGGCCAATGATGATGGACAGCAAAGGTGTTGACactgatgaagatgatgatgaagatgatgatgaagatgaagatgaattTGTTAATGGTGATGAAGATGTTGATGATGAAAATGTTGACGATATTGATAATGAAGATGTTGATAATAAAGATGCTGATGATAAAGATGTTTATGATAAAGATATAGATGGTAAAGATGATGAACATGTTGATGATGAAGATGTTGATGTTAAAGATATTAATGTTAAAGATGTttatgatgatgaagatgaagaagatgaagacTTTAATGATGATGTTGCCGACATTGCTGAAGATGTTGCTGATGATATTGCCCACAGTGCTGaagatgctgctgatgatgttggcGACACTGCTGAAAATGTTGAAGAGGAGACTGAACAAGCAACCGAGgaagagaacaacaacgacaaccacaacgaTGAAGAGACCGAAGAGCAGGAGCAGGATGATGAACGAACGCTGAGCTGGGACAGTGATTTAATTGATGTTGCGTCTGTTCAGCATCAAGTGCGCGATCTAAACGAATTGAGTGTTCGATTGGTGCAAACGAACAACATGAATTCGCTGCCGGTTGTTGCTGGCAATGTTGCCAACACAATATGGGACTTGGCCACGTACAATTCAATCGATAACATCGAGAATCAGTGTTTGGAGTTGGGCTGCATTAAAGCTGGCATCGTTGAATGGTTGCAGAGCGAAGATCGTTCCTTCGAAACGAACTTAAGTCGTCCACTGCGTCGCCTGATTGGCGAACTTCCAGCACAGACAGCTCTCGAAGAGCGTCTCACTTGGTTGACCGAGGAAGAAGCTAACGatgttgctcctgctgttgttgagaaTGAATATCCGGATTTGTGCTCGCCTGATGTTCGATGCTCGTCGAACAGTTTGTTGAGCGGGTTTTTAATACGTCAGAGCATCAATGAGCTGGCGTACTTGCAACAGAATTTGAATCTCAACGATTTGCAGCAAGAACTAAGATACGAGGATGAGAAATCGGATGTGGATGAGGAGGAAgccagcaacagttgcaactaTGAATCGGACTTGGAGTTGGAAATTGTGCCGCTTGCCTCGTATGTAAAGCAAACAGCTGAGCTAATTGCCCAGATTAAGGCAACACTTTAAGCCCAACAAcgaattcattttgaatattattcaaatgcGATACCCGAACAAAATTGATGCCCGCATaacttttattgcaattgctgcttgGCCACAAATTTGTGCTGCACCTTTTGGCTTTACCTTCGCAAATCTCTAGCTCTGGCTATGACGAATgtcttttttattcaattttattcctcttctccttctcccttCTCAAATTTTCTTTGTTCTCGCTTTGTGCTTGCCTCCGATTGCCTTACGAGTCGCTCAACTTTCTTATCAAgcatgccacaaaatgtaTTCTAAATTTCACAACGAAAACTTTGGCGGTTCCTGAGTTATGTTTATGTTATATCTAGGTTATAGCTTATGTTCTCTATCATATTTTAGAAGAGTTTAAAGAAACTCCATCCGTAGCTGCATGATTTGATATTAGATAGaccaaatattattcaaagtTCCAGAGCAAtgttcaaaattatatatatttttatagcttatgaattatttttaaatttatcgtAGACtgcaataagaaaataaataaaatatgtaatatcgAGTTCTTTCCTCATGAAAAAGAATTTTGGtgaaatgataaataaattgtaataagtgtgtacttataaatataccaaatatttcaaaatatactaaatactctTATACTCGTAGATtctaaatattgtaaaatatactgaatacgTAATATATGGTAAATACTCATAAGTATActtaattatagtatattacagtatttatgaatatagtatatacttaatgcgtaaaataatatatggtaatataagtatatatactaaattcgtaatatatgataaaaaatgacgtatttagtatatactatactatattacATAAACTAAATgttttatactaaatactagATACGTTACATGAAAtactaaacaataaatatactaaatactacaATAGATACTTAAAACAGTCTTCAAAAGTTATGAGTTCATTTCAAATTAGACTCGTTTTAAATTAGAACTGTGTAGAAGAGATCAAGAGACTACGTTGTTATGCGTGAACTCATGAGTTTATGAGTTCATATTAGAAAGtctaatttttaatcaataaaatattaaaactatatttatatttaattttatagctTTAGCTATCAAAGTTCCAGAGCTTGCATAGATTTAAATAGGTTCTTAAACAGTGTAGAATCAATTAAGATtacttataaatttaattacatgtGTACagtaaaaaaactaaacaataaaataatgtattgttataatattttgttctaACAATAAGACTTTTGGTCTTAAAACTATAAGAGTTTGTtcttttattaataagaacttgagttttatatcaaatgttcttgaaatcaagatgACTTTTCTAATATTAAGAATTTCATGTTCTTAATACATTTTGTAGACCTTAATCTTGATTTTTTCAGTGTCTTTAAGTCTTTAGCTTTTATAGTTGCTAAGTTTGCATTACCTATTCATTAAATGGATTATTTTTCATCAACGTTCTATTAAGACTACATCGGCATTTAATTTCATGGCTTCAGCTTTTAGTTGAATGAACTTATTTTCTATCTATCTAAATTTAATTCAGAAATTTACAAGttcatatgtataaaaaaattcaGTGAGGATTTTCCTATCGactaaaaatgcaataaatttttcGATATGAGCAAAAAAAGGTGACAATAACtataaaaatgtgaatattAATTCGTTTAGAGCATTCCTGCTTCGTTGTTTTGGCGATTTTATGCACTTTTGATCCTGCtttgttttgcagttttaattaaaaccaaTTTATGCCgataaattgaattcaattattttattctagtTCAGCTCCGTGGACCAAAACCGACCCACTGCACTACAAGCGTTTTATAAATggatttctttcatttttgctgtagttgtagttcTTCGTTctctttttccattttttttttatatggttgttttcattttcgtttttgtgcAGGAAAATGAAAGGCAGcattgctttctctctctctctctctctctctctctttctttttttgtgctctgtgGTCGGTTGCCTTGTTAAGCTCTTGTTttgtgccacagcagcaaGAGAACAAAATAAGGCAAAATACTTGAGAAATGATTATAGCAttgaataaatcaaatattttcagaCACAGCTGAGAGTCAGCTAAAGAAAGATAACATCACCTCGTTTAGTTTTTGAGCTGAAAAATACACAGAAGTATTTTTCTGACCAGCTGTCAGCAGCGTTGTTAAGTTCTTATTTACCAGCACAAAACAATTAGAGCTCAAATTGAACAAATCAACTTGATTAAtcacaataaatattactttCTTTGCaaataatctatttaaattttcaactaCGTTTACTTGTTTCAACTATTTTCTTATTATgcttttaaagcatttaatgttttttttggctgATAAGATTTTTCCAAGTTAGTATAATTCGATTCCTTTAGTAAGCATAATTTATATGTACAACTCAATTTAGTTGCATGTAAATTGTGATAATAGAATGAGAATAAGAGTTCTACgctcacaaaaaaagaattgtgtttaaaaaataaaaaaaatatcatagTCTAtgataaatatactgaatactaTAATTATAAACCAAATAGTacttaatacaaaatactgtacttaatatattgtatagtatattgtttAAGGTTATAGTTGCAGTAATAGTTAATACTATGCTACATCCTAAGTGCAGTATTTGTATcctgtatttagtatatagtatagtatatagttatagtattattttctctataataaagtatatactaaattcaaTGCTATTTAGtcgatatatatttagtatatagttATAGTATTATTggctatttataaaaaatatactaaaaatatgctacTCAGTCCTACTTATACTAAATacagtatttgtatttgtatgctGTGCTTTGTATGTAGCAAAgtgattattttatataagattatatatttagcttatagttaaattattatttacaaaatattaaataaaatactacatGGTATAAACATATACTAAGTgcagtatttaatatatagtttAAGTCTTGGTATTATTTAGCAtgtactaaataatatactcaatacaaaatatgtaatcacatatactaaatactatattacATACTAAATACAGTATTTAGAATATATCAGAGATGTAGCTTAAGTTTAAGTATTATTAAGTTAATACTAAATGCGTAGtcatatatactaaataatatactacataatttagtattatttagtatatactaaataatatactgcattataaatattttactactACTAACGTACTATTACGTACTAATTACAGTATTTTGCTTagagtatagtatataatttagAGCTATAGtattatttgctatttattaggttatatactaaataatatactatattttaagtatagtatttgtatttgtacacCCTAGTTAGTAAATAGCAAAGTATTTACTTTAtagaatatattaataaataattatattctttatacTGAATAGCAAATAgtcaatatttatacaattatttaatgtactatatatactaaatatgcaatataccgaattataCGGAACTGTGTTTTGAATACATAAAATGAATCTTAAATTAgttaactattttaatttaattactcaaTTGCTTTAAGCACTTAGAGCAGAAAAATGTTTCTATTGCTTTAGTTAGTTTTACACAATTGGCAGCAAAAACGTTTCCGCATTTTTCCTTCAACTGCAACTTAAGACATCTACACCCCATTTTTATTCCCCCCACTTTCGTGCACCCCCCTCCCCCCGCTCCACTCTCCCACAGAGGCTGCCGTGAGGCAATATAGTTTGCGCATCATTAATTCCAACTAGATGCATATAATCCACACACGAttcttcagctgctgttgttgctg
This region includes:
- the LOC133849215 gene encoding putative uncharacterized protein DDB_G0282133 — encoded protein: MAEEQQQQQVEDVLQTARSKFSIQITSATTMHIEIAREQCKSRSCNISTLLLHNGRQYASNFVVKRKWIAAMQQQLLKWSLSLPQQLPREPSANETRQLFRHNCNQSFNKALQLCFNIEFSCQSLITIIECFNHMPNGRSRLLTNGSNHNNSNGSNIGDSSNKSNINSNDNSNRNEISNSISDGKSNESNNNGNNNIGDCSDNSNVDSNIHEKSNINEKSNWNKNSNSVSNGSSNQINNNRSIYIGYSSDNSNINDKSIINVNSNSNSISNNNTNFNKSSNNINNGNINHINNISNNNIGDCSDNSNSNMIDKSNINVNSNINEKSNNISISNENSNSISNENSNINRNSNNIRYGKSNHINNIGDCSDNSNSNDNSNINEKSNIYVNSNINGSSHSINMNNANSNGSNSNNNVNFKCNSNIDEGSDSISNGNRNNGSDNSNINANRNSNDNSNINVNSNIISNDNSNDSNPNNNVNFKWHSNSNVSSNIDDNKDTDSNTESDSNSDIYSNRECVINSSDKDLNLSAHFVHLVDYVQLAESEAAATVAATAAASLYVDIQYARQMWPMMMDSKGVDTDEDDDEDDDEDEDEFVNGDEDVDDENVDDIDNEDVDNKDADDKDVYDKDIDGKDDEHVDDEDVDVKDINVKDVYDDEDEEDEDFNDDVADIAEDVADDIAHSAEDAADDTEQATEEENNNDNHNDEETEEQEQDDERTLSWDSDLIDVASVQHQVRDLNELSVRLVQTNNMNSLPVVAGNVANTIWDLATYNSIDNIENQCLELGCIKAGIVEWLQSEDRSFETNLSRPLRRLIGELPAQTALEERLTWLTEEEANDVAPAVVENEYPDLCSPDVRCSSNSLLSGFLIRQSINELAYLQQNLNLNDLQQELRYEDEKSDVDEEEASNSCNYESDLELEIVPLASYVKQTAELIAQIKATL